In Megalops cyprinoides isolate fMegCyp1 chromosome 16, fMegCyp1.pri, whole genome shotgun sequence, the genomic window ATCAGGACAAGCTCCTGACATATACAGAGTATGCAGTTAAGGATCATGTAGCTACTAAGAGGCCAGCATTTTTCTTACCAGAGggtaaacttttattttttttatttatatttcctaGCAAGAAAATCTCAtaacagcaaaggaaaaatgGATATGACTGTATAGTTACTGTTAATCTCAGGGGAGGTGTTTGGTAGGATGTACCAAATTTTTCTACATCAGCCACAAAAGCGCCTGCTACATGCTTAAGGCCAAATAAAGACTTTCACATGGTTATGGAATGGCTGTGTAGTTACTATGTATGCCTGCATCATTCAACCTCCATATACGTTAAATTCATATATATTAAGATGAACCTACGATTTTTTCAAGAGAAAAATCCTTGagagtcatttaaaaatgtggcaAAACTCATTACATCCCTGTAAGGAGggtcattttatcatttttttcatctggttTATCTGGCAATAATAAAAGTGCTAGTTGAACAAACCTTACCTTCGATGAACAGATCTACGGTCCTCGCTTGCAAAAATTGTCCAGCTGACCCACGGTATATTTCAAAGAGATATTTCCCAGAGtgcattttctctgcttttgtcAACTGAAGGGTCCCATTAGGataaaaaatggaatgtttGGCAAACGTTCCATAAaatcttgaaatgtttttatgagTGAAAACAACAGTACctgtgatgttgttttttaGAATTAGTTCATACCCACTGAGGTTTGTTATCAGATATATGAAAAGAGGTTGTCCCACAGCTCCATAACATTGGGTTAATGGTTTATTCCCTGTAGCATTGCAGGAAGATGAAGAACCTAAAAGATTCAGAAGGAAGAGGAATTAAATGATTTTCTGGCTGTCAAATGGCCATCTTCAACAGTACTGTATTTCCGTTCTATAAGGACTAATCtgtaaatgtcaatgaaacCACAGTAAAATACTACAAGCTTTGCCTGCGCTTCAGCGTTAGGCATGATCGTCTCCTTGTACCTCTACAGTCATTAAAGCAATACAGCAAAAAGGGAAGTTGGTAGacactgaattaattttttattaaacatcCACACAAATAGTATTGTTGTATCATGTGCATATCAAACATCCACCAAACACTGTTTCACCATGTGTGTATTAAACAGCCACCAATTGAGTATTGGTTTACTGTGTGCATATTAACCTCCATCATGTTGTGTACTCATGAACAGCAAATACAAGAACAGAAGGGAAGCTCAGCTTACCATGTGACGCTGTTGCTAACACCAGCACCAGTCCAATTAGGGCAGGCATCCCTCTTCACTACAGAGCCGAGCAGCCACAGAAGTTAAGGCATATCTTCAGACGGGTTTCTGAGCCTTCACTGTTTTCACCTATGATGTTCCTTCTGGAGTCTGCCTTGCTCGGATAAATGGATTAAACTGGTCTCTGCAATCGTGTGTGTGTCACCCACCAACAGCTGTCACAGGCTGTTGACTGTGTTGCAATTGAGTAACCATGATGGTTTTTAAGAACTTCCTCTTCCTTCTTAAGaagcaacaagaaaaaaacttgaGAACTCACTTCTtgattttataaatatgtattcagTGGTAATACTGTCCTTTGCATCAACATTTAGATGGCGCCACATACTTGTATTTCTCCAGAGGGTGATTGACTTTGCACAGTAAAGCTGAAATCAGGTGataaaggtcagaggtcatcgACACTGGAGTTCTACCTGTCCCTGCCACCTGAGGACTTCAGTCACCAAGAAGGGAATACACACTTTCTAAACCTGTTGGagggttgtttgtttttttttctttgtcttgagCCACTGTTGTGACTAAATGTCCAAACTGACACTTCGCATGGATGTTGTAAGAGAACTTTTGGTTCTCGTTTTCTTTTGTAAATTGTTCACACATCCGACTTCTACTAATTTCGATTGATTGCCATTTTAGCTCACAGGCAAGAACACAACCAACTTTCCTGAGATGATATGATAAAGGCACTTCCTCTTTCACATCGGGTGGCCATTAATCATAGTAGTAAGGCACAGGGCTTACAAAACGTTCCtggttcagttctgtgtttggGAAAAGTACTTatcccacaactgcctcagtaaatacgtAGATTAATACATGGATAACATAcaaaagctgtaacctatgtaagttccCCCAGATAAGAGTgtatgttaaatgacagtaatgtaatgttagacCCGTGGTTGTGTTCTGCGTGTAATTTTAAGACACATTTAACTACTGTATAATCCCTGGAGCCATTTGAAGTGTCCTACTGGAAGGTACCACAACCAGCCAC contains:
- the LOC118791604 gene encoding uncharacterized protein LOC118791604 isoform X1 gives rise to the protein MPALIGLVLVLATASHGSSSSCNATGNKPLTQCYGAVGQPLFIYLITNLSGYELILKNNITGTVVFTHKNISRFYGTFAKHSIFYPNGTLQLTKAEKMHSGKYLFEIYRGSAGQFLQARTVDLFIEGRPPFIPVAIVVIILLAVLLLVIYTLYKRKNRPKAPVDNRPEAVQELVYAQVTVVERKNQKGKEAEPDTVYDQVNASGTSEAVTDKTKSQGEIVYASIHT
- the LOC118791604 gene encoding uncharacterized protein LOC118791604 isoform X2 — translated: MPALIGLVLVLATASHGSSSSCNATGNKPLTQCYGAVGQPLFIYLITNLSGYELILKNNITGTVVFTHKNISRFYGTFAKHSIFYPNGTLQLTKAEKMHSGKYLFEIYRGSAGQFLQARTVDLFIEGRPPFIPVAIVVIILLAVLLLVIYTLYKRKNRPKAPDNRPEAVQELVYAQVTVVERKNQKGKEAEPDTVYDQVNASGTSEAVTDKTKSQGEIVYASIHT